One stretch of Lemur catta isolate mLemCat1 chromosome 2, mLemCat1.pri, whole genome shotgun sequence DNA includes these proteins:
- the FANCE gene encoding Fanconi anemia group E protein isoform X1 has product MYTYDKILRKPLLLRLPQLCQRNLMSLLMAVWPSLPESGLLSVLQIAQQDLVSDPDAWLRALGELLQRDLGGGASLEGASLLSKRCQRQLQGLCRQLGRGGRRLKLPQVPDPEEEEEDRDFQQSGKRRKEPEEEPASPDGERAPKRFRCSEREEEADEEKRPAHESLESLAGGEGASPIKNQPVLGAETSKASPSLEDAKRPAESLRLPKAFQDQVPRLQQLLKTFGERLEGLEDSPPVELQLLHECSPSQQMDLLCAQLQLPQLSDTGLLQLCTWLLALSPDLSFSNATVLTRSLFLGRILSLTSSASRLLTTALTSFCAKYTHPVCRALLGPVLQAPGTGPAQTELLCCLMKDESLEPGALVLMLGQILELPWKEETFLVLQSLLERQVEMTPEKFNVLMEKLCKEGLAAATSMAYAKLMLTVMIKYQANITEAQRLGLAVALEPNTTFLRKSLQATLRHLGP; this is encoded by the exons ATGTACACGTATGATAAAATACTAAG GAAGCCACTGTTGCTGAGATTGCCCCAGTTATGCCAGAGGAACCTGATGTCCCTGCTTATGGCTGTTTGGCCATCACTGCCTGAAAGTGGGCTTCTCTCTGTGCTGCAGATTGCCCAGCAGGACCTAGTCTCGGACCCTGATGCTTGGCTCCGTGCCCTGGGGGAATTGCTGCAAAGGGATCTGGGCGGTGGGGCTTCCCTTGAGGGAGCTTCCTTACTGTCCAAAAGGTGCCAGAGACAGCTCCAAGGCTTGTGTAGGCAGCTGGGCCGAGGGGGCAGGAGGTTGAAATTGCCCCAGGTTCCAGACcctgaagaagaggaagaggacagGGACTTTCAGCAGTCTGGGAAACGCAGAAAGGAGCCCGAGGAAGAGCCTGCCAGTCCTGACGGGGAGAGAGCCCCCAAAAGATTCAGGTGttcagaaagggaagaagaagcaGATGAGGAGAAGAGACCTGCACATGAGTCATTGGAATCCCTGGCAGGTGGAGAAGGTGCATCTCCCATTAAGAACCAGCCTGTCCTGGGAGCTGAGACCAGCAAGGCTAGTCCGAGTCTGGAGGATGCTAAGCGTCCAGCTGAGAGTTTGCGGTTGCCCAAAGCTTTCCAG GACCAGGTTCCCAGGCTGCAGCAGCTGCTGAAGACCTTTGGGGAG AGGCTGGAGGGGTTGGAGGATTCTCCCCCAGTTGAGCTACAGCTTCTGCACGAATGCAGTCCCAGCCAG CAGATGGACCTGCTGTGTGCCCAGTTGCAGCTCCCCCAGCTTTCGGACACAGGTCTCCTGCAGCTCTGCACCTGGCTGCTGGCCCTGTCACCAGATCTTAGCTTCAGCAATGCCACTGTGCTGACAAGGAGCCTCTTTCTTGGACGG ATCCTCTCCCTGACTTCCTCAGCCTCTCGTCTGCTTACGACTGCCCTGACCTCCTTCTGTGCCAAGTATACCCACCCTGTCTGCAGAGCCCTCCTTGGTCCTGTGCTCCAGGCCCCAGGCACAG GTCCAGCTCAGACAGAGTTACTGTGTTGCCTTATGAAGGACGAGTCCCTGGAGCCAGGTGCACTGGTTCTAATGCTGGG ACAGATCTTGGAGCTGCCTTGGAAGGAGGAAACTTTCTTGGTGTTGCAGTCACTCCTGGAGCGTCAG GTAGAGATGACCCCTGAGAAGTTCAATGTCTTAATGGAGAAGCTCTGTAAAGAGGGGCTGGCAGCTGCCACCTCCATGGCCTATGCCAAGCTGATGCTGACAGTGATGATCAAGTACCAGGCCAAT ATCACTGAGGCGcagaggctgggcctggctgTGGCCCTAGAGCCCAACACCACCTTCCTGAGGAAGTCCCTTCAGGCCACCTTGAGACATTTGGGCCCCTGA
- the RPL10A gene encoding 60S ribosomal protein L10a, whose product MSSKVSRDTLYEAVREVLHGNQRKRRKFLETVELQISLKNYDPQKDKRFSGTVRLKSTPRPKFSVCVLGDQQHCDEAKAVDIPHMDIEALKKLNKNKKLVKKLAKKYDAFLASESLIKQIPRILGPGLNKAGKFPSLLTHNENMVAKVDEVKSTIKFQMKKVLCLAVAVGHVKMTDDELVYNIHLAVNFLVSLLKKNWQNVRALYIKSTMGKPQRLY is encoded by the exons ATGAG CAGCAAAGTCTCTCGCGACACCCTGTACGAGGCGGTGCGGGAAGTCCTGCACGGGAACCAGCGCAAGCGCCGCAA GTTTTTGGAGACGGTGGAGCTGCAGATCAGCTTGAAGAACTATGATCCTCAGAAGGACAAACGCTTCTCTGGCACCGTCAG GCTCAAGTCCACCCCCCGCCCCaagttctctgtgtgtgtcttggGGGACCAGCAGCACTGCGATGAGGCCAAGGCTGTGGACATCCCCCACATGGACATCGAGGCGCTGAAGAAACTCAACAAAAATAAGAAGCTGGTCAAGAAGCTGG CCAAGAAGTATGACGCCTTTTTGGCCTCAGAGTCTCTTATCAAGCAGATCCCGCGAATCCTCGGCCCAGGCCTAAATAAGGCTGGCAAGTTTCCTTCCCTGCTGACACACAATGAAAACATGGTGGCCAAAGTTGATGAGGTGAAGTCCACAATCAAGTTCCAGATGAAGAAG GTTCTGTGTCTGGCTGTGGCTGTTGGGCATGTGAAGATGACAGACGATGAGCTGGTGTACAATATCCACCTGGCTGTTAACTTTTTGGTGTCATTGCTCAAGAAGAATTGGCAGAACGTCCGGGCTTTATACATCAAGAGCACCATGGGCAAGCCCCAGCGCCTGTATTAA
- the FANCE gene encoding Fanconi anemia group E protein isoform X3, which produces MSLLMAVWPSLPESGLLSVLQIAQQDLVSDPDAWLRALGELLQRDLGGGASLEGASLLSKRCQRQLQGLCRQLGRGGRRLKLPQVPDPEEEEEDRDFQQSGKRRKEPEEEPASPDGERAPKRFRCSEREEEADEEKRPAHESLESLAGGEGASPIKNQPVLGAETSKASPSLEDAKRPAESLRLPKAFQDQVPRLQQLLKTFGERLEGLEDSPPVELQLLHECSPSQQMDLLCAQLQLPQLSDTGLLQLCTWLLALSPDLSFSNATVLTRSLFLGRILSLTSSASRLLTTALTSFCAKYTHPVCRALLGPVLQAPGTGPAQTELLCCLMKDESLEPGALVLMLGQILELPWKEETFLVLQSLLERQVEMTPEKFNVLMEKLCKEGLAAATSMAYAKLMLTVMIKYQANITEAQRLGLAVALEPNTTFLRKSLQATLRHLGP; this is translated from the exons ATGTCCCTGCTTATGGCTGTTTGGCCATCACTGCCTGAAAGTGGGCTTCTCTCTGTGCTGCAGATTGCCCAGCAGGACCTAGTCTCGGACCCTGATGCTTGGCTCCGTGCCCTGGGGGAATTGCTGCAAAGGGATCTGGGCGGTGGGGCTTCCCTTGAGGGAGCTTCCTTACTGTCCAAAAGGTGCCAGAGACAGCTCCAAGGCTTGTGTAGGCAGCTGGGCCGAGGGGGCAGGAGGTTGAAATTGCCCCAGGTTCCAGACcctgaagaagaggaagaggacagGGACTTTCAGCAGTCTGGGAAACGCAGAAAGGAGCCCGAGGAAGAGCCTGCCAGTCCTGACGGGGAGAGAGCCCCCAAAAGATTCAGGTGttcagaaagggaagaagaagcaGATGAGGAGAAGAGACCTGCACATGAGTCATTGGAATCCCTGGCAGGTGGAGAAGGTGCATCTCCCATTAAGAACCAGCCTGTCCTGGGAGCTGAGACCAGCAAGGCTAGTCCGAGTCTGGAGGATGCTAAGCGTCCAGCTGAGAGTTTGCGGTTGCCCAAAGCTTTCCAG GACCAGGTTCCCAGGCTGCAGCAGCTGCTGAAGACCTTTGGGGAG AGGCTGGAGGGGTTGGAGGATTCTCCCCCAGTTGAGCTACAGCTTCTGCACGAATGCAGTCCCAGCCAG CAGATGGACCTGCTGTGTGCCCAGTTGCAGCTCCCCCAGCTTTCGGACACAGGTCTCCTGCAGCTCTGCACCTGGCTGCTGGCCCTGTCACCAGATCTTAGCTTCAGCAATGCCACTGTGCTGACAAGGAGCCTCTTTCTTGGACGG ATCCTCTCCCTGACTTCCTCAGCCTCTCGTCTGCTTACGACTGCCCTGACCTCCTTCTGTGCCAAGTATACCCACCCTGTCTGCAGAGCCCTCCTTGGTCCTGTGCTCCAGGCCCCAGGCACAG GTCCAGCTCAGACAGAGTTACTGTGTTGCCTTATGAAGGACGAGTCCCTGGAGCCAGGTGCACTGGTTCTAATGCTGGG ACAGATCTTGGAGCTGCCTTGGAAGGAGGAAACTTTCTTGGTGTTGCAGTCACTCCTGGAGCGTCAG GTAGAGATGACCCCTGAGAAGTTCAATGTCTTAATGGAGAAGCTCTGTAAAGAGGGGCTGGCAGCTGCCACCTCCATGGCCTATGCCAAGCTGATGCTGACAGTGATGATCAAGTACCAGGCCAAT ATCACTGAGGCGcagaggctgggcctggctgTGGCCCTAGAGCCCAACACCACCTTCCTGAGGAAGTCCCTTCAGGCCACCTTGAGACATTTGGGCCCCTGA
- the FANCE gene encoding Fanconi anemia group E protein isoform X2 has translation MYTYDKILRKPLLLRLPQLCQRNLMSLLMAVWPSLPESGLLSVLQIAQQDLVSDPDAWLRALGELLQRDLGGGASLEGASLLSKRCQRQLQGLCRQLGRGGRRLKLPQVPDPEEEEEDRDFQQSGKRRKEPEEEPASPDGERAPKRFRCSEREEEADEEKRPAHESLESLAGGEGASPIKNQPVLGAETSKASPSLEDAKRPAESLRLPKAFQDQVPRLQQLLKTFGERLEGLEDSPPVELQLLHECSPSQMDLLCAQLQLPQLSDTGLLQLCTWLLALSPDLSFSNATVLTRSLFLGRILSLTSSASRLLTTALTSFCAKYTHPVCRALLGPVLQAPGTGPAQTELLCCLMKDESLEPGALVLMLGQILELPWKEETFLVLQSLLERQVEMTPEKFNVLMEKLCKEGLAAATSMAYAKLMLTVMIKYQANITEAQRLGLAVALEPNTTFLRKSLQATLRHLGP, from the exons ATGTACACGTATGATAAAATACTAAG GAAGCCACTGTTGCTGAGATTGCCCCAGTTATGCCAGAGGAACCTGATGTCCCTGCTTATGGCTGTTTGGCCATCACTGCCTGAAAGTGGGCTTCTCTCTGTGCTGCAGATTGCCCAGCAGGACCTAGTCTCGGACCCTGATGCTTGGCTCCGTGCCCTGGGGGAATTGCTGCAAAGGGATCTGGGCGGTGGGGCTTCCCTTGAGGGAGCTTCCTTACTGTCCAAAAGGTGCCAGAGACAGCTCCAAGGCTTGTGTAGGCAGCTGGGCCGAGGGGGCAGGAGGTTGAAATTGCCCCAGGTTCCAGACcctgaagaagaggaagaggacagGGACTTTCAGCAGTCTGGGAAACGCAGAAAGGAGCCCGAGGAAGAGCCTGCCAGTCCTGACGGGGAGAGAGCCCCCAAAAGATTCAGGTGttcagaaagggaagaagaagcaGATGAGGAGAAGAGACCTGCACATGAGTCATTGGAATCCCTGGCAGGTGGAGAAGGTGCATCTCCCATTAAGAACCAGCCTGTCCTGGGAGCTGAGACCAGCAAGGCTAGTCCGAGTCTGGAGGATGCTAAGCGTCCAGCTGAGAGTTTGCGGTTGCCCAAAGCTTTCCAG GACCAGGTTCCCAGGCTGCAGCAGCTGCTGAAGACCTTTGGGGAG AGGCTGGAGGGGTTGGAGGATTCTCCCCCAGTTGAGCTACAGCTTCTGCACGAATGCAGTCCCAGCCAG ATGGACCTGCTGTGTGCCCAGTTGCAGCTCCCCCAGCTTTCGGACACAGGTCTCCTGCAGCTCTGCACCTGGCTGCTGGCCCTGTCACCAGATCTTAGCTTCAGCAATGCCACTGTGCTGACAAGGAGCCTCTTTCTTGGACGG ATCCTCTCCCTGACTTCCTCAGCCTCTCGTCTGCTTACGACTGCCCTGACCTCCTTCTGTGCCAAGTATACCCACCCTGTCTGCAGAGCCCTCCTTGGTCCTGTGCTCCAGGCCCCAGGCACAG GTCCAGCTCAGACAGAGTTACTGTGTTGCCTTATGAAGGACGAGTCCCTGGAGCCAGGTGCACTGGTTCTAATGCTGGG ACAGATCTTGGAGCTGCCTTGGAAGGAGGAAACTTTCTTGGTGTTGCAGTCACTCCTGGAGCGTCAG GTAGAGATGACCCCTGAGAAGTTCAATGTCTTAATGGAGAAGCTCTGTAAAGAGGGGCTGGCAGCTGCCACCTCCATGGCCTATGCCAAGCTGATGCTGACAGTGATGATCAAGTACCAGGCCAAT ATCACTGAGGCGcagaggctgggcctggctgTGGCCCTAGAGCCCAACACCACCTTCCTGAGGAAGTCCCTTCAGGCCACCTTGAGACATTTGGGCCCCTGA
- the FANCE gene encoding Fanconi anemia group E protein isoform X4, whose translation MSTPDAAPLGAEGAGPAPGAQLEAPARLLLRALQAGPDGARRGLGVLRALGSRGGEPFCWGRFLEALCREEPVVQGPDGRLELKPLLLRLPQLCQRNLMSLLMAVWPSLPESGLLSVLQIAQQDLVSDPDAWLRALGELLQRDLGGGASLEGASLLSKRCQRQLQGLCRQLGRGGRRLKLPQVPDPEEEEEDRDFQQSGKRRKEPEEEPASPDGERAPKRFRCSEREEEADEEKRPAHESLESLAGGEGASPIKNQPVLGAETSKASPSLEDAKRPAESLRLPKAFQDQVPRLQQLLKTFGERLEGLEDSPPVELQLLHECSPSQMDLLCAQLQLPQLSDTGLLQLCTWLLALSPDLSFSNATVLTRSLFLGRILSLTSSASRLLTTALTSFCAKYTHPVCRALLGPVLQAPGTGPAQTELLCCLMKDESLEPGALVLMLGQILELPWKEETFLVLQSLLERQVEMTPEKFNVLMEKLCKEGLAAATSMAYAKLMLTVMIKYQANITEAQRLGLAVALEPNTTFLRKSLQATLRHLGP comes from the exons ATGTCGACCCCGGACGCGGCCCCGCTGGGGGCTGAGGGCGCGGGGCCGGCGCCTGGGGCGCAGCTGGAGGCCCCCGCCCGCCTCCTGCTGCGGGCGCTGCAGGCAGGGCCCGACGGGGCGCGGCGCGGCCTCGGGGTGCTGCGGGCGCTGGGCAGCCGCGGCGGGGAGCCCTTCTGCTGGGGCCGCTTCCTCGAGGCTCTGTGCCGGGAGGAGCCGGTCGTGCAGGGGCCCGACGGCCGCCTAGAGCT GAAGCCACTGTTGCTGAGATTGCCCCAGTTATGCCAGAGGAACCTGATGTCCCTGCTTATGGCTGTTTGGCCATCACTGCCTGAAAGTGGGCTTCTCTCTGTGCTGCAGATTGCCCAGCAGGACCTAGTCTCGGACCCTGATGCTTGGCTCCGTGCCCTGGGGGAATTGCTGCAAAGGGATCTGGGCGGTGGGGCTTCCCTTGAGGGAGCTTCCTTACTGTCCAAAAGGTGCCAGAGACAGCTCCAAGGCTTGTGTAGGCAGCTGGGCCGAGGGGGCAGGAGGTTGAAATTGCCCCAGGTTCCAGACcctgaagaagaggaagaggacagGGACTTTCAGCAGTCTGGGAAACGCAGAAAGGAGCCCGAGGAAGAGCCTGCCAGTCCTGACGGGGAGAGAGCCCCCAAAAGATTCAGGTGttcagaaagggaagaagaagcaGATGAGGAGAAGAGACCTGCACATGAGTCATTGGAATCCCTGGCAGGTGGAGAAGGTGCATCTCCCATTAAGAACCAGCCTGTCCTGGGAGCTGAGACCAGCAAGGCTAGTCCGAGTCTGGAGGATGCTAAGCGTCCAGCTGAGAGTTTGCGGTTGCCCAAAGCTTTCCAG GACCAGGTTCCCAGGCTGCAGCAGCTGCTGAAGACCTTTGGGGAG AGGCTGGAGGGGTTGGAGGATTCTCCCCCAGTTGAGCTACAGCTTCTGCACGAATGCAGTCCCAGCCAG ATGGACCTGCTGTGTGCCCAGTTGCAGCTCCCCCAGCTTTCGGACACAGGTCTCCTGCAGCTCTGCACCTGGCTGCTGGCCCTGTCACCAGATCTTAGCTTCAGCAATGCCACTGTGCTGACAAGGAGCCTCTTTCTTGGACGG ATCCTCTCCCTGACTTCCTCAGCCTCTCGTCTGCTTACGACTGCCCTGACCTCCTTCTGTGCCAAGTATACCCACCCTGTCTGCAGAGCCCTCCTTGGTCCTGTGCTCCAGGCCCCAGGCACAG GTCCAGCTCAGACAGAGTTACTGTGTTGCCTTATGAAGGACGAGTCCCTGGAGCCAGGTGCACTGGTTCTAATGCTGGG ACAGATCTTGGAGCTGCCTTGGAAGGAGGAAACTTTCTTGGTGTTGCAGTCACTCCTGGAGCGTCAG GTAGAGATGACCCCTGAGAAGTTCAATGTCTTAATGGAGAAGCTCTGTAAAGAGGGGCTGGCAGCTGCCACCTCCATGGCCTATGCCAAGCTGATGCTGACAGTGATGATCAAGTACCAGGCCAAT ATCACTGAGGCGcagaggctgggcctggctgTGGCCCTAGAGCCCAACACCACCTTCCTGAGGAAGTCCCTTCAGGCCACCTTGAGACATTTGGGCCCCTGA